The Candidatus Taylorbacteria bacterium genomic interval CCCATCCTTAATGTCGCTCGATGAAATTGAACAGTAGACTGTGGATAACTCGGGATAAAGATATATTGTGCGACATGCTCTGTTATAAATGAAAGACCCAGCTCACATTTTTTTGCACCTCTCCCCTTCTCATTTTAAATTTTGAGTTTGGCTTAAATAACCCTCAAGACAGTCTCTCATCTCTTCTTCCCCTTTTATTTTTTTGGGGAATCAACCGATAGTTTTTTATATTAAAATGACTTGTGTGAGCGTCCGTTTTATCACAAATCAGCAAATCAGCAAAAAAGGCCCCGAAGGGCCTTTTTGCGAATTATTTTGAGTTTAGTGCTATTTGAGACCAACATGCGCTCGAAGAATTCCACGGCTGGCTTCCCTTTTTTTCGTAAAGATATCTGGCGTATTCCATATTACCTTCAAGTGAATAGATATCGTATCCAAGCTTCTTAGACTCCTTGGCGTGATAAGCCTCGTTGATTTGCATTACCCCAATATCCTGCCTATTTACTCTTCCACGAAGAATGTTTCCTGCGCTATCTATTTGTCTGAACGCCGATTCACATTTTGCGATTTGCACCATTTGCGGAATATCTTTGAAGTAGGATCTGACCTCTCCCTCAACGGTTGAATTCGGAGTAGGGTCAATTCTCTTGACGAGAATTGTTTCCGGCATCTCTATTTCCTGCTGTAAAACAATTTGTGAAGGGATAAGCGCTTCAACTTTGTTCTCCGCCGCCTGACTTAGGATGTTTGCAGATATGAATGTCGCTAAACTAACCACAACTAACGGTATTTGAATAATAAGCCTTTGGGTTAAATGATAATCGGCATAAAGAGCATTTTGCCCTTCTACAGAGTTCGCCTTAGCGATGCAGAATAGATATTTCGCGCTCGCTAAACCTCTCCCCATAAAACAGAAAACTCAGATGTTTCTGAGTTGCTTAATAATAGCACCATTCGATACTTATGTCAATAGTTAACATCAATTTAAGGCTCGTGTCAATAGTAAAAAACCCTTGTAAAATAAGGGTTTTTTAGAAAACACGAAATCCAGCATGTAAGCCATTTTTCGGGCATTCAAACCCAAAAAGTGCCTTAAAATAACGATTTTTTGGGATTTTTTTTGACCTCAAATTTTTTTAAGCCACGGAATTGGATATCTTTCAAATTCGGAGAAAAGCCATTTTTCAGTAAGCAATCTGGAGAACGCTTCGGCCTCCACTTTGGCTCCCATGAGCCCATTATGGGGTTTGGGTTCGGTGGGAATGCCCACATACGTCAGAATTCCGTCAAGATTTAGCGCCGAATGATTATTCTTAACCGGAGGTGTGATTCCCCTTCTTACCATATGGAAATAGCAAATGGAATGAAGGTCAATTGTTCTGTGTGCGAAAGGCCAATTCACATGATATCTTTCCGCCGTATATTTTAAAAAGTCCCGGTCAGTAGACGGGTTCTGTCCGGCGATTGTCTTCTCCGCGCAGGTTTCTGTCCAGCTTAAAAAATGAGAAAGGAGATCCTTGTCGGACTGTTTCTTGCTCCCGCCCTCGATGTCTTCCCTCTTGAAGCCGTTTACGGCGAGAGCTTCGTTATCAATGTGCGCTCCTTCCCAAACACGGCATTCTTCATAGAATTTATTTTTAGGATTTGCAAATTCAAACGCTCCAACGCTCAAAAGCGAGTTTTTGTGAGGCTCCACCCCCGATGATTCCATGTCCACGACGATCATTGAACTATTATACCTCGATTTGCATCTCGAATGAAAGTGGTTTTTCTCGATTTTCAAATTCCAATTTGTTTATGCCGACATTAAGAAATGTCGGCATCTCCCAATCTTGCCCACGAGTTCTCGAGTGGGTGCAAGATTGAGGATCCCGAGCGTGGCGAGGGACAGAAATTGTGCGCCGACAATCAGAATTGTCGGCATCCTCAATTTTTCATCCACGAATTTTTAATTCGTGGGAAAAATTGGGACCTAACAGCTAACACCTAACACCTTCTTCTTCCCCTACTCCCCCAACTTGTAGCCAACATAGATGCCGAGAATTCCTCCGACTCCGGAAAGAATGATTGAGGAAAAAGACAGAAAGCCCGCGCCCCAAAGCGCCGGAATATACGACCCTACAGTAGACCCAATGAATAGTCCTATCCAGATGAGAGGTTTAGAATTCATTTTTCATTAAAAATTTGGTACATATTTATTAATACTATCACGAGTATGCTCGGAGTCTATAAAAAGAAAAGAAACTATGCCGAGACTCTCTGCAGTTTTTACGTTTTTTTCCTGGTCGTCGAAATAGAGGCATTCATTTGAGTTTAATCTATTTTCTTCGAGGGCTCTCCGCCATACTTTCGCATCCGGCTTGACTAGGCCTGTTTTCCACGAGAAATACACGGCGTGAAATATATTGCTCATCCAGGGATACTGTCGATAATAGACGCTCCGCTCTTTGAAATTGTTGGAAAGAATGATGAGCAGTATCCCCTTCCCTTTCAATTCGCGCGCCAAAGTTATCATTTCCTCCGAAACTCTTTCTCCGTCAAACCAGTATTTGAAAAATTCAGACTCCGACAATTTGATATTCCAGCCGTCTAAAACTGGCTTCCAATAGTCAAATGCTTTGCCAGCATTCGGCAGTCTCATCTTGCTCATAATGAGAACGAGCTCCGGCAGGAATTCCCTGACGGGGATTCCGAAGTCTCTTTCAAATCTGGCGCTCAATTTTTCGCCCTGAATAAAAATGCCATTGAGGTCGAAGATGATTGCCTTAATCATATTCGGAAGTATATCATCCACGGGGATTCCCACCGAATAAAAAAATGCCGCAAGATGTACTTGAGGCTCGAGCTTTTAGTCCGACATGAGAGTGAAGAGTACAAACGACAGGAATCCCAGGGGTTCGCAGGCAATCGCCCGAAGCGCAATCTCGGCATTTCTTCGCCGACTGTGCCTCGCGGTAAGCAGATAAAACGTATGCCGAGTGACATAGCTTTCTGCCCAAGAAGGCAAATCGTCAACTATTTCGATGTGCGCGTCTCCTTTTTCTATGTCGCCAAGCGCCAGTCCATATACGTCCGTTCCCATTTGCTCAACTGACACCCTATGCACGGGAATCTCGTGCCCCTTGTGCAAAATTGCGAAGTCACATTCTGCGTTTTTCATTTGGTGTTATCTTGTCTTGAGTGTTCAACAGCAGACAATACTATATCATATTCAACTGCAAAACTTTTGGTTCATAAAAAATTAAAGATGCCCTCTCGAATCCAAACGGTATAAAGGAAAAATAAAAAAAAGAATAAAATTCGCGATTACAAATACAATCGCGAGCGCCCAAGTGGCGACGTATGAATATCCAGCCACAAGACCTCCAAATGCGAGAACTCCTGCGCATACTCCCGAGAGATCGGCCAGGATTTTCCGCTTTAACAGCCTCGGATGGTTTACAACACCAAGAAGAAATGCGTATTTTGCTGTCGCAAAGATAAAGAGAAGCGTGTCAAAAAAAAGAAAAGATGCAGGGTCGCGCATTCCTTGAGCCAGCAATAGGTAGCAAACGATAAGAAGTCCGTCCAATATTTTTTGTGTCACATTTTCTCGGGGGATAATGCTGGAAAAAAGGACCAAAGAAAAAAAAGTGTTGACGACGATTGTTATGTAGAAAATAAAAAGGGGCAGGCCGGCGCGATGATCCGAGACAAGGAAAATCCACGAATACAAACCCGCCAGAAAGAAGAAGGTGCTCGCTATAAGGGCTTTTGGTTTAGGATCGAATATTGTCATGTGTTTTTGTAAATGGCCTGCCAAATAAAATTGGCCAGAAAAAATTGAGACAATAAATAATATTTGTCTTGAGTAATCCCGCCTTAAGCATTCGGCGCATAGAGGAATAGGTGAAAAAATCCATTCTGAATACAACCTTGCCGTACTTGCTAAGCCGTTTTGCGATATCGGTGTCGTCGCCATAAAAAGTTATGTCGGGATTGATTCCCGCCTTTAGGAGAATATCCCTTCTTGCCACAAAGTTTCCTCCGAGTATCATATAGCCCACAACTCTCCAAATAATCGGCGCTGTCGCCCACCAGAACATATTTTGTGTCCATTTTTGAAAGGCGGTGCCGTCATAGTATTTATAGGGTCCGCTTAGTCCGACAACCCCGGCATGCGTTGAAAATACTTCTTCCGCAATGCCAATCCATTTTGGGGGCAACCTGGTGTCAGCATCGAAAAATGCAACGAGCTCTCCCGAGGATTCCTTGAGCCCCCGCAATCGCGCGCTATTTGTGCCCTTGCGCTCCTCATAAACGACTTTGACTTCAGGAAATCTTGCCGCGACCGCACTGGTGTTATCGGTGCTTGCGTTATCGACGACGATGATTTCAGAAAAACCGCCCCGTGAATGTAAAATAACGTCATTGAGGCACGCTCCAATGATTTTTTCTTCATTATGCGCGGGGATAATCAGAGATATTTTCATGTCATTTGGCCTTATTCCAATTTTTGCTCATGGATTTTTTAAGGAAAGTGACGGATAGAGTATTCAAAAACCACAGAGAGAGAAGTTTTGGCCAGCCCACGGCGTGTACTCGTCTGCCCGAATGATAGACTGCAAGCGTCCTCTCCACCCTAGTTTTTCCCAATTTCGCCAGCCGAACAAAAAGGTCATAATCTTCTGCTGCCGAAAGTTCCTCGTTGTATCCTTGCGCCTCGCGGAAGGAATTACTACGAATCATCTGAAACTTTCCCGATGAGCCTCCAATATGGAGTACGTTGTTGAGGATGAAGTAGAGATAGTTCACTCCGCCGAAGCATATTTTGTCCAAAAAAGTCTCATTCGTCTTTGAAACCCGCACAAAGACAGTAAGCGCGACAAGGGACGGATTCTCCTCGAATGCCTGGAGAGCCTTATTTAAAAACAGGTCAGGATCACTTTCGAGATATGTATCAGAATCCAAAAAAACTAGATACTCCCCTTGAGCGTTCCTTGCTCCAAAGTTTCGGTTGGCTCCGATGGTTTTTTTCCCTTTTTCGCTATGAATGAGGACCGCGCTCGCATATTGTTTCGCTATTTCGCGAGTCTTATCAGTGCTTTCGTCATCGGAAACTATTATCTCATGCGCGCCGTGAAAGCCCGAAATGCTTTTCAAGGTTTTTTCAATCGAGGATTCCTCATTGAAGGTCGGTATGATAAATGAGATCATAGATTTATGATAGAACGCAATTGTTCTCCCAGTCGTTGGCTGTCGCTGACTGTCACTGAATTTTACCCTCCTGAATTTTTTTGTGAATGATGAAGCCCGCTCGTACAAGACTAGCTAGGACTACAACTGAAAATACAATCAGGGTCGCCCTGCCGAGAGTATCTTCGATTGTAACATAGAGATGCTCGAACAGGTATCCAAGAGCGATGAGGAGTCCGGTCCAAACAAATTGTCCGAGTCCGTTTAAAAAAAGGTACTTTCTGAAAGGAATCTTAACCAAACCTGCCGTCACGAGGGTAATTATCGCGAAGCCGAAGCCCGATGTTACTTTGGAGAAAAAAAGAATAGAGTTATGATATTTATGAAAAAAATGCGAAACCATTTTAATTTTTTCCCGATTTATCCCGATGTATTTTCCAAAACGATCAACGAATCTCATTCCCCCGTGGTATCCGGCGTAGTACCATCCCGTGTCCGCAATCAAATCCCCTACCATGAGCGCCACGAATGCCGGCCAGAGTGCGAGGTATCCGAGTTTTATCATCGCTCCACAGAACGCCATAAGTATGGGTCCTTCGAAAATCGCCACTACGAAAATGAGCAGGTACTTGTAGTGGAGAATGTTTTGAATTAACCAGTCAGGCATGCATTACTAAGTATAATTTAAGAATGAAAAAATGAATAGTCAGAAATAAAGAGTAATGTTACAATCTAATTACGTCATCCTTCGTCAATTCTTTTTTTCAGCACTCACCTAACAGCTAACAGCTAACAGCTACCTTCTGTGGACTTGCTACGCAAAAAATATCTGTTGCATTTGAAAGACAAGAAATTCATGAAGTCTTTCACAGTTTCGCTCATTTTTTTTATTGCGAGTTTGGTCGTCTACTATTTTGCCGGAAAGTATGCCACTCTGAAGCAAAGCAATTATGTTACTGACATTGTCCTAAGCAACATTCGAGTTTACGACGTAGATTTTATTTTCGTATACGGGGCATTCGCATTTAGTTTTTTTGTGGCGCTTCTTTGTTTCTATGAGCCGAAAAAAATTCCCTTTACTCTGAAAACAATAGCCCTCTTTGTCATCATTCGGTCTGTATTTATTTCTCTCACCCACATTGCCCCCTTTCCGAGCCAAATAGCCATAGACCCGAATACGTTTATGAGCTATTTCTTTGTCGGGGGCGATTTATTCTTTTCCGGTCATACTGGACTCCCCTTCCTCCTCGCCCTTATTTATTGGAAAAATATTCGTCTTCGCATCTTGTTCATAGCTCTTTCTCTCACTTTTGGCGCAGTGGTTTTGATGGGCCACATCCATTATTCCATCGATGTCCTGTCGGCGTTTTTCATTTCATACGGCATTTATCGCCTGTCGGAGATTTTTTTCAAGAACGACCATGCGCGATATCACACGTAGACATGAGTTCGGACATTTCGGCAGATAGGCTTTATTGGAAACGGACAGGATACCAGTCCACTTTGTGGTGGGGATAAAAAAATTTCCGACATGACCATCTCTCATCAATAAAAAAACGCTAGAAATTCTAGCGTCTGAAGATGAAAGCATCTGAATCGGGCTTTTTTCTGCGCCGAATCGATTTGCCTCGGGCGGTTGGAATTCCCAAGTACTCTGAGCCTCTTGTTGATACTTCAGATGCACTCACGATTTTGGTTTCCTGCACCGGTCCTTTTGGTCCCATCTGGGTCTTTATAAGGAGCTCCATATTGCCATCTCCAAGTATTTTCATCACCTTGAATCGTCCGTCACGGTAACTTACGTATTCGCCTATCTCAATTTCCATAATTTTATGAGGGGGGTTTACTGTGCCAAATGCACAATACCATAGATTGAGTATCAAATCAACTTAGTAACGCAATTTGCAGCCTTTGACTGGAAAAAGTAAACTCTTAAAGTTTCTCCAAAAAGTCACGAGTAACTCGGAATGCCTTGCCTCGATGAGAGGTATTATTCTCATGCTGAGGTGTCATCTCTGCCCAAGCAAGTTTTTCGCCGTGAGGGACGAAGATAGCGCTATATTGCATCTTCGGCTGGGGCACTGTTCTCGGCTCGAAAAGTATCTTTCCCCTCACCTGCTATTTCCGCATCGGTAA includes:
- a CDS encoding HAD-IA family hydrolase; this encodes MIKAIIFDLNGIFIQGEKLSARFERDFGIPVREFLPELVLIMSKMRLPNAGKAFDYWKPVLDGWNIKLSESEFFKYWFDGERVSEEMITLARELKGKGILLIILSNNFKERSVYYRQYPWMSNIFHAVYFSWKTGLVKPDAKVWRRALEENRLNSNECLYFDDQEKNVKTAESLGIVSFLFIDSEHTRDSINKYVPNF
- a CDS encoding glycosyltransferase family A protein; the encoded protein is MKISLIIPAHNEEKIIGACLNDVILHSRGGFSEIIVVDNASTDNTSAVAARFPEVKVVYEERKGTNSARLRGLKESSGELVAFFDADTRLPPKWIGIAEEVFSTHAGVVGLSGPYKYYDGTAFQKWTQNMFWWATAPIIWRVVGYMILGGNFVARRDILLKAGINPDITFYGDDTDIAKRLSKYGKVVFRMDFFTYSSMRRMLKAGLLKTNIIYCLNFFWPILFGRPFTKTHDNIRS
- a CDS encoding glycosyltransferase, coding for MISFIIPTFNEESSIEKTLKSISGFHGAHEIIVSDDESTDKTREIAKQYASAVLIHSEKGKKTIGANRNFGARNAQGEYLVFLDSDTYLESDPDLFLNKALQAFEENPSLVALTVFVRVSKTNETFLDKICFGGVNYLYFILNNVLHIGGSSGKFQMIRSNSFREAQGYNEELSAAEDYDLFVRLAKLGKTRVERTLAVYHSGRRVHAVGWPKLLSLWFLNTLSVTFLKKSMSKNWNKAK
- a CDS encoding DedA family protein, with product MPDWLIQNILHYKYLLIFVVAIFEGPILMAFCGAMIKLGYLALWPAFVALMVGDLIADTGWYYAGYHGGMRFVDRFGKYIGINREKIKMVSHFFHKYHNSILFFSKVTSGFGFAIITLVTAGLVKIPFRKYLFLNGLGQFVWTGLLIALGYLFEHLYVTIEDTLGRATLIVFSVVVLASLVRAGFIIHKKIQEGKIQ
- a CDS encoding phosphatase PAP2-related protein produces the protein MKSFTVSLIFFIASLVVYYFAGKYATLKQSNYVTDIVLSNIRVYDVDFIFVYGAFAFSFFVALLCFYEPKKIPFTLKTIALFVIIRSVFISLTHIAPFPSQIAIDPNTFMSYFFVGGDLFFSGHTGLPFLLALIYWKNIRLRILFIALSLTFGAVVLMGHIHYSIDVLSAFFISYGIYRLSEIFFKNDHARYHT
- a CDS encoding non-canonical purine NTP pyrophosphatase; protein product: MRGKILFEPRTVPQPKMQYSAIFVPHGEKLAWAEMTPQHENNTSHRGKAFRVTRDFLEKL